Proteins encoded within one genomic window of Xiphophorus maculatus strain JP 163 A chromosome 11, X_maculatus-5.0-male, whole genome shotgun sequence:
- the LOC111610159 gene encoding piggyBac transposable element-derived protein 3-like, translating into MPVKLFHTYSRLMRFDDRESRPARRMTDKLAAIREVWDKWVERLPYLYNPEPDVTVDEQLVPFRGCCPFRQYMPSKPAKYGIKSWVASESSYAWKMQVYTGKSTSGCPEKNQGLRVVLDVTEGLRGHNVTCDNFFNSYELGQQLLKRKITMVGTVQKNKPELPPALLGSKEREVFSSKFAFTPTTTLVSYLPKKNKNVVLLSTLHKDGDISDREDRKPIIILE; encoded by the exons ATGCCAGTCAAACTCTTTCACACCTACTCAAGACTGATGCGATTTGATGACCGTGAATCAAGACCAGCAAGACGTATGACAGACAAACTTGCAGCCATAAGAGAGGTATGGGACAAGTGGGTGGAGCGGTTGCCCTACCTCTACAATCCAGAGCCTGATGTAACAGTGGATGAGCAACTGGTTCCATTTAGAg GTTGTTGTCCTTTCCGGCAGTATATGCCCAGCAAGCCAGCAAAATATGGGATCAAGTCATGGGTGGCTTCTGAATCAAGCTATGCTTGGAAAATGCAAGTCTATACTGGGAAGTCAACCAGTGGATGCCCAGAGAAGAACCAGGGGTTGCGAGTTGTGCTTGATGTGACAGAGGGACTGAGGGGTCACAATGTGACATGTGACAATTTCTTCAACTCTTATGAACTCGGACAGCAGCTCCTGAAGAGGAAGATCACCATGGTTGGTACAGTTCAAAAGAACAAGCCTGAGCTCCCACCTGCACTGCTTGGGTCAAAGGAGAGAGAGGTCTTCTCCTCAAAGTTTGCCTTCACACCCACCACCACTCTAGTTTCCTacctcccaaagaaaaacaagaatgtagtTCTTCTGAGCACACTGCACAAAGACGGCGACATTAGTGACCGTGAGGACAGGAAGCCAATCATCATCCTGGAATAA